A window of the Brassica oleracea var. oleracea cultivar TO1000 chromosome C1, BOL, whole genome shotgun sequence genome harbors these coding sequences:
- the LOC106338575 gene encoding S-adenosylmethionine decarboxylase proenzyme 1-like, with translation MTTDERFEGVEKRLEIVFSPTAGKLREKLTEKLLEQILKDVKCHIVSRKLEEKVDAYLLSTSSCFVYDDRVIVKTCGETEIFKCIESLMGITDHQNVVSVVYTRGGFFWPERQPFPHNDDIEENKEFLKLLEKLTKLKPMKALCMGTGNKKWHVLGGFSGDSLTSQGDFVTVEVSMRGLDREKAKVFYEKENVTKTTMTEESGICYIFPNAIIDAHAFDKCGYSMNGIEGKGISTIHVSPEDEGSFASFESFGYDFKNEKKFEHVIPTVLKCFSPKQFTMTVYSTVPLEGNELELKVDLKGYKCLEEKIHKLDNGGSVVYQSFEFEA, from the coding sequence ATGACGACTGATGAACGCTTCGAAGGTGTTGAGAAAAGACTCGAAATTGTCTTCTCACCTACCGCCGGTAAGCTCCGGGAGAAGCTAACGGAGAAGCTGCTAGAGCAGATCCTAAAGGACGTGAAGTGCCACATTGTGTCACGTAAGTTGGAAGAGAAGGTTGACGCTTACCTGTTGTCCACGTCAAGCTGTTTCGTCTACGACGACAGGGTGATAGTGAAGACTTGCGGAGAAACGGAGATATTTAAGTGCATCGAGAGTCTCATGGGCATAACTGATCACCAAAACGTGGTTTCTGTGGTCTACACACGAGGAGGCTTCTTCTGGCCGGAGAGACAGCCATTTCCTCACAACGACGACATCGAGGAGAACAAGGAGTTCCTGAAGCTCTTGGAGAAGTTGACGAAGCTCAAACCGATGAAGGCCTTGTGCATGGGAACAGGGAACAAAAAGTGGCACGTACTCGGTGGGTTCTCCGGCGACTCCTTAACAAGCCAAGGAGACTTTGTGACTGTCGAGGTGTCCATGAGAGGACTCGACAGAGAGAAGGCCAAAGTTTTTTACGAGAAGGAGAACGTTACCAAGACGACGATGACGGAAGAATCTGGCATTTGTTACATATTTCCGAATGCCATAATCGATGCTCACGCGTTTGACAAATGCGGTTATTCCATGAACGGGATAGAGGGAAAAGGAATATCAACCATCCATGTCTCGCCGGAAGATGAAGGAAGCTTCGCAAGCTTCGAATCTTTCGGCTACGACTTCAAGAATGAGAAGAAATTCGAACATGTGATCCCGACCGTCTTGAAATGCTTCAGTCCGAAGCAGTTCACAATGACTGTGTACTCGACCGTTCCGCTCGAGGGCAACGAGCTGGAGCTCAAGGTCGACCTCAAGGGCTACAAGTGCTTGGAGGAGAAGATCCACAAGTTGGACAATGGCGGTTCCGTTGTTTACCAGTCCTTCGAGTTCGAGGCTTAA